A window of Tautonia marina contains these coding sequences:
- a CDS encoding response regulator, with amino-acid sequence MPTDRDGTLLLVEDEDLLRTLVSQFLQSSGFSVVEAADGPEALRRIDEDGPFDLALVDLNLPRLSGVDVCRCLRGRWPQHPVIICSAAVLNEHEIALRLLGIDHYLTKPYHPEVLLEHVGRWLGRAA; translated from the coding sequence ATGCCGACGGATCGCGACGGCACGCTACTGCTCGTCGAAGACGAGGACCTGTTGCGTACCCTCGTCTCACAGTTCTTGCAAAGCTCGGGCTTTTCCGTGGTTGAGGCCGCCGACGGCCCCGAGGCGCTGCGGCGAATCGACGAGGATGGCCCGTTCGACCTCGCGCTGGTCGATTTGAATTTACCCCGGCTCTCAGGGGTCGATGTCTGCCGATGCCTGCGAGGTCGATGGCCGCAGCATCCGGTAATCATCTGCAGCGCCGCGGTGCTGAACGAACACGAAATCGCCTTGCGATTGCTGGGAATCGATCACTACCTGACCAAACCGTATCATCCCGAAGTGCTTCTGGAACACGTCGGTCGGTGGCTGGGTCGAGCCGCCTGA